One Eurosta solidaginis isolate ZX-2024a chromosome 5, ASM4086904v1, whole genome shotgun sequence DNA segment encodes these proteins:
- the LOC137251948 gene encoding protein transport protein Sec24D-like, with product MGQIMPPTQPRQAPMPSRPPMPGQPPIPGRPGYNQPPAPGTGMYQQPQQYAQAQRRLDPDQMPNPISVIIENKSSAGGAFIIY from the exons atgggtcaaattatgccaccaacacaacctcgacaggcgccaatgcccagtcggccacccatgccgggtcaacctccaatacccggacgtcctggttataat caaccacctgcacctggtactggtatgtatcaacagccgcaacagtatgctcaagcccaacgccgtttagatcccgatcagatgccaaatcctataagcgttatcattgaaaataaaagtagcgctggtggtgcttttattatttattaa
- the LOC137254478 gene encoding band 7 protein AGAP004871-like: protein MGCVEIIATLLSIIIMILTFPISIFVCFKVVSKYERSVIFRMGRLRSGGARGPGVFFVLPCVDDYCKVDLRTVSFDVPPQEVLSKDSVTVTVDAVVYYRISDPLKAVIQVSNYSHSTRLLAVTTLRNVLGTRNLSELLTERETISHTMQVSLDEATDPWGVKVERVEIKDVSLPTALQRAMAAEAEAAREARAKVIAAEGEMKSSRALKEASEMLSASPSALQLRYLQTLSSISAEKNSTIIFPLPMELLSPFLGHCTGNHVCRLHAAPAQTGSHQ from the exons ATGGGTTGTGTGGAAATAATAGCAACATTGCTTTCCATTATAATTATGATACTTACCTTCCCCATATCAATTTTTGTATGCTTCAAAGTCGTCTCAAAGTATGAGCGTTCTGTGATCTTTCGTATGGGCCGTTTACGTAGTGGTGGGGCACGCGGTCCTGGTGTCTTCTTCGTATTACCCTGCGTCGATGATTACTGCAAAGTGGATTTGCGCACCGTTTCATTTGATGTGCCGCCACAAGAAGTACTATCGAAGGATTCCGTAACCGTCACAGTAGATGCAGTTGTATATTATCGTATCAGTGATCCTCTTAAAGCCGTCATACAAGTATCTAATTATAGTCACTCCACCCGTTTACTGGCGGTCACAACATTACGAAACGTCCTGGGCACACGAAACTTATCCGAATTATTGACGGAACGTGAAACTATATCACATACAATGCAAGTATCGCTGGATGAGGCAACCGATCCGTGGGGTGTAAAGGTGGAACGGGTGGAAAT CAAAGACGTATCATTGCCAACGGCATTACAACGCGCTATGGCAGCTGAAGCAGAAGCAGCACGTGAAGCTCGCGCAAAAGTGATTGCTGCTGAAGGTGAAATGAAGTCGTCGCGTGCATTGAAAGAGGCATCTGAAATGCTTTCAGCGAGTCCATCCGCATTGCAG TTACGTTATCTGCAAACTCTCAGCAGTATTTCTGCCGAAAAGAACTCGACTATAATATTTCCTTTGCCCATGGAATTATTGTCGCCTTTCTTGGGACACTGCACGGGGAATCACGTGTGCCGACTTCATGCCGCTCCGGCTCAAACAGGAAGCCATCAGTGA